In the Podospora bellae-mahoneyi strain CBS 112042 chromosome 4, whole genome shotgun sequence genome, one interval contains:
- a CDS encoding hypothetical protein (EggNog:ENOG503NUT1; COG:C), which yields MKKENKVCFSICEAMDDFNGDVFKGPLSQRGWVLQEHALARRTILFAEKQTYWECGEGVMCQTNSRCFLMIQLSQPNLQRLAGRENTPVSKAAYRILSALKAKSGFGVFDEGPEKKGLLRRSLLWIRGRDTEKMARIKFGVEQAISFVPSWSVHQSAFGEIHWYELTSLWFGGAQSLSPASDGRGAHSQGLLLAKARDYDVSNAGDGERRIEMDSPGGSEQKETKCVVLGQRGP from the exons ATGAAGAAGGAAAACAAGGTGTGTTTTTCTATTTGCGAGGCCATGGATGATTTCAATGGTGATGTTTTCAAGGGACCGCTGAGTCAACGCGGATGGGTGCTCCAGGAGCATgcgctggcgaggaggacgataTTGTTTGCTGAGAAGCAGACTTATTGGGAGTGCGGTGAGGGTGTCATGTGTCAGA CCAACTCGCGGTGTTTCTTGATGATCCAACTTTCCCAACCTAATCTCCAAAGACTCGCAGGGCGAGAAAATACACCGGTATCAAAAGCTGCGT ACCGCATCTTATCCGCGCTCAAGGCAAAAAGTGGCTTTGGTGTGTTTGATGAGGGACCTGAGAAGAAGGGACTGCTCAGGAGGAGCTTACTCTGGATTCGGGGTAGGGACACGGAGAAGATGGCCAGGATCAAGTTTGGTGTCGAGCAAGCCATTAGCTTTGTGCCTTCCTGGTC AGTACATCAGTCCGCGTTTGGGGAGATCCATTGGTATGAGCTGACGAGTCTTTGGTTTGGCGGCGCGCAGAGCCTTTCTCCGGCTAGcgatgggaggggggctcACAGTCAAGGGTTGTTACTTGCTAAAGCTAGGGACTATGACGTTTCAAAtgcgggggatggggaaaggAGGATTGAAATGGATAGTCCTGGGGGTTCGGAGCAGAAGGAGACGAAGTGTGTGGTTTTAGGTCAACGAGGTCCGTGA
- a CDS encoding hypothetical protein (EggNog:ENOG503P00U; COG:S): protein MKVLYGLFSLPAVYGQGFSTTMLRFGCSEVVLDRIDPLVEPGGIPSAHVHQVVGGNAFNVTMPYSDISKLATCTTCSFDQDLSNYWTANVYFKARNGTYKRVPQMVNDAIGNANAGITVYYTAPGPKTVTAFKPGFRMFTGDAARRTSTGLGRKMQSCYRCYTGPNFQGNTMSPCMDPKLDTESFPTTPCPGGIRSSVIFPICWDGKNLDTPNHMDHVAHPTSGPATFAVVDAACPASHPVKIPQVHYEIVWDTRAFNNKAEWPADGSQPFVLSQGDPTGYGQHGDYVFGWKDDTLQHAMDNRCFAATCRGLTTQTFDKANQCQVKRVVKEDIDGWLKALPGHSHE from the exons ATGAAGGTCTTGTACGgccttttttctctcccGGCCGTTTACGGCCAGGGCTTTAGCACGACCATGCTTCGATTCGGTTGCTCCGAG GTCGTCCTCGATCGCATCGATCCTCTCGTCGAGCCCGGCGGTATTCCCTCTGCTCACGTCCATCAGGTTGTCGGAGGA AATGCGTTCAACGTTACCATGCCCTACAGCGATATTTCCAAGCTCGCGACATGCACAACATGCTCGTTTGATCAAGATTTGAGCAACTACTGGACTGCCAACGTGTACTTCAAGGCTCGAAACGGAACCTACAAGCGTGTTCCCCAGATGGTCAATGAT GCCATTGGAAATGCCAACG CTGGAATTACGGTATACTATACGGCTCCTGGTCCTAAAACCGTTACTGCCTTCAAGCCAGGCTTCAGAATGTTCACTGGCGATGCAGCACGCCGCACCTCGACTGGCCTTGGTCGCAAGATGCAGAGCTGCTATCGTTGCTACACAG GGCCCAACTTCCAGGGCAACACCATGAGCCCTTGCATGGATCCCAAGCTTGACACCGAGAGCTTTCCAACAACTCCATGCCCCGGAGGCATCCGCAGCAGTGTTATCTTCCCTAT CTGCTGGGACGGGAAGAACCTCGACACTCCGAACCACATGGACCATGTTGCTCACCCTACGTCCGGGCCTGCCACCTTTGCCGTTGTCGATGCAGCTTGCCCTGCGAGCCATCCGGTCAAGATCCCACAGGTCCACTACGAG ATCGTCTGGGATACCCGtgccttcaacaacaaggctGAATGGCCCGCCGATGGCTCTCAGCCTTTTGTACTGAGTCAGGGAGACCC GACCGGCTACGGCCAACATGGCGACTATGTCTTTGGCTGGAAGGACGACACTCTCCAGCACGCCATGGACAACCGCTGCTTTGCTGCCACATGCCGTGGTTTAACGACGCAGACCTTTGATAAGGCTAACCAGTGCCAGGTCAAGAGAGTGGTTAAGGAGGATATCGACGGCT GGCTCAAGGCTTTGCCGGGTCATTCACACGAGTGA